From the Actinopolymorpha singaporensis genome, the window GGGAGGACCGCCTCGGTCTTCTCGGACTTGCGGGATCGGTGTTCATCGTCCCCTCCTCGTCGGGATCGAGGTCCACACGCCGCCGCCGGCAAGCAGGACGAGGAGCTCGTCGCCGCGGCTGGCAAGGTCGTACGCCGACGCCGGATCCGGTAGGCCGTCGACGCGGCGCCAGTCGGTGTCGGTGCTGGCTTCGGTGCTGCTTTCGGTGCAAGTGCCGGCGCGGGCTTGGGTCTGCGCCGGCAGGTCGTACGACCACAGCCCGTCGCCGGTGAGGACGGCCAGGCCGGTGGGGGTTCCGGTCATCGCGCGTACCCCGCTGTCGAAGGTGGCCAGGCGGTCCCAGCCGCCGTCGCCACCGCGGCCGAGCAGCACCCGCCCGATGCTGAGCACGGCACGGCCGGCGGCGCCGGCTCGGGCGACGTGCACCTGCGGCCACGCCGTCTCGGCGGTGAGCTGCTGCCGCCACGTCCGGCCGCCGTCGGCGGAGTCGAAGACGGTCACGAGGTCGCGGCGGTGGTCGAACGTCGCCGCCACGAGCTCGTCGTCACCGATCCAGCCGAGCGCGGTGAGCGGGAACGTGCCGAACGGCACCGGTCGCTGCTGCCAGGTACGCCCGGCGTCCGCACTGTGCAGCAACATGTCGCCGTGCCGGACCGGCGCCGCCCAGCCGCACCCGTCCGCGGCGAACGCCAACCGGCCGACCTGCCCGGTGCTCCCCTCCACCACCAGGGTCCAGTCGGCGTCGGTCGGCGTCCGCAGCAGGAGCCCGTCCGGCCCGGACGCCAGCAGCGCACCGTCGGGCGCGACACCCAACCCGAGCAGGGGGAACGGCCCGCCCGCCAGCGTCTCCCAGCCCTCGGGTGCGACCGCCGGACGGACGATCCCCGACCGCGGCCCGGCGAGCAGCGGCCGGCCGTCCCACCAGACCAGCCGGTCGAGGTCCGCGGTGGAGGGGACGCCCACGACGGACCAGGCGCGCCCGTCGTCGCGGCTGACCAGCAGGCCGCTGTCGGTGCCGGCGTACGTCGTCGCGCCGTCGGCCAGCAGGCAGTGCACCGTCCCGGCCACCGCCTCGTACCACCGGGCGCCGTCGGCGGATCGCCACACTCCCGCGCCCGACGTACCCGCGAGGAGGGTTCCGACCGCGGTCACCACCAGCGCGGTGACCGGTGCCGGGAGAGTCCCCGACGGCGCCCAGGTCCGGCCGTCGTCGGCGGAGCACCACAGCAGACCGGACTCCAGTCCTGCGACCACCGTGCCGTCCACACCCACGGCGAACGCCGCCACCGGCGCGTCGAAGGTCGCCGCTTCCCGGCCGGTGGGCGCGGTCCGCCCGGTCCGTCGCCAGGCTCGGCCGGCGTTCGGGCTGGCATACACGCCCTCCGG encodes:
- a CDS encoding WD40/YVTN/BNR-like repeat-containing protein produces the protein MGEPASPILSAARGLRPEELWLGGVGGVVSTGPTAGVDGPSGPLSCVAALGVVAGRLLAGGAEGIARRVGEAWDLAQVQGSGAPVVAFLDVRPPSGEDHIALAATLGDGVLRSVDGGRTWQPVFGLADTEVTALVRTPGGRLLAGTPEGVYASPNAGRAWRRTGRTAPTGREAATFDAPVAAFAVGVDGTVVAGLESGLLWCSADDGRTWAPSGTLPAPVTALVVTAVGTLLAGTSGAGVWRSADGARWYEAVAGTVHCLLADGATTYAGTDSGLLVSRDDGRAWSVVGVPSTADLDRLVWWDGRPLLAGPRSGIVRPAVAPEGWETLAGGPFPLLGLGVAPDGALLASGPDGLLLRTPTDADWTLVVEGSTGQVGRLAFAADGCGWAAPVRHGDMLLHSADAGRTWQQRPVPFGTFPLTALGWIGDDELVAATFDHRRDLVTVFDSADGGRTWRQQLTAETAWPQVHVARAGAAGRAVLSIGRVLLGRGGDGGWDRLATFDSGVRAMTGTPTGLAVLTGDGLWSYDLPAQTQARAGTCTESSTEASTDTDWRRVDGLPDPASAYDLASRGDELLVLLAGGGVWTSIPTRRGR